The DNA window GCTTCTAAGTTAGAGAGCTAGCATCGAGTTCATAAGctggtaaataaaagaaatgggtgatgaACAAAATCCATTTCTGCCAATAGCCAACGTGGGTCGGATTATGAAACAAATCCTGCCACCAAGTGCCAAGGTTTCGAAAGAGGCTAAGGAAACAATGCAAGAATGTGTGACGGAGTTCATAAGCTTCGTAACAAGCGAGGCATCCGACAAGTGTCGCAAAGGGAGTCGCAAGACAATATGTGGAGATGACATCTGCTGGGCATTGGGTGCTGTAGGGCTTGACAACTACGCTCAGGCTATGGTAAGGTATTTACATAAATATAGGGTAGCAGCACTTAACCAACAGAAAGCAACAACCAGCAGCTTTGAAGACAAAGATGAAGAATCGGATCGAAGTGGCGAACCATCTCATCAAGAGGATGAAACTACAACTCCACAAGTAGTGATGAACATTTTTATATAGTATTACGTTGATATATGGTAAATTAAGCTTTGCTCTTTGCTTGCATGAACTGAGTAGTCGCTATATATGTACGAGAGTGTGTTCGGTATTGGTTTGTGTTGAAGTTTTATCTCTAATTCTGTTAAGTTGGCTGGTTCACAGAGTAAAAGTGCCAGCACAAATTATACCCCAAGTCATGGGGTCAAGTTTAACCATGTACAAAATCCTTCATTTGCTACGGTTTCACTTATTCAAGCATCTTAATGGGTTCATATTCTATGAAGTTTTTAAGATTTTCGGCAATTTAAAAGACAAAACCTTGATAAAAAAACAATACTTGGTGAAATGAGGTACACCCCCTCGACAATATATACACTCAGTACACTCAGGTAATTTCGCATCTTGGAATGTATTTCTTTGATTCAAGTTTACAATTTGTTTCTCCTTCTCACTCTTTTGTTCCCttattttccttttatatatttatatatatagacaAATCAGAGTAATTGAGAAGTAAGATTTCTATCAATTGATTAACTCTTTTTAGGGTTTACCCAAGGACTGTTTTAGTGGTACACATCAAATGATTGATTTAGAATATGTGATGATCATGGTAAGTACTACCTACCATTTATGCATgccaatataatttttttttgctcagCTATGCCAATGTAAATGATCATCTACAGCAATTTCCATTCAAGTTTAGAGTTTAAAGTGCCATTAGTGAAAGACACGGCATTTACAATTGTATTCATCTATAAGGTTACTCGTATGGTTCACTGACCTCTCCAAGGCTCTTTAGGTGGAGAATGTATGCCTAAACATCATCCGTCAATTCTTCACCAAAAAGGGGTAAAATCAAACTCAAAAGTGCATATGATATCAATATCAGTTTCTTTAGTTAATTTGGGTTTCAAAGGAAAAGTAAGAGCATGAGATAAAATTAAGTACCCTTTTTCTGAATCTCTGTGTTAGCCAgcaaaagaatagtaaaaagtgAAAACACACCAAATACATCCAATCTGTAACAAAACACCTTTAAACAATACAAAGTACTACTCGTCATCTCAAAAGAAACATCACCTTTCACTGTTTTATTTTAGCTTTCCTAAACCCTAGAAAAAGGGACCACCGTAAATGTTGCTTAACAGTTCACTTTACATCAGCAATCCTGAAAATGCAATTTAAACCTTCATGTATATATGCTTGTTATTTACTTTTTGTATGTAACACGAGAcaggaaaaaaaaattcaaataggtTTTGATGAAACTTAACTATTATCCAAAATTATATCTAAATCTTTGCCTTAACTTTTATGCTTAAGACTATCGTTATCTTTATCCACAAGATTAAGGCATTTTTGTCTTTTCTCTCTTATTCCAATTTTTCCCTATAAATACGTAATTTTAGGTTTGAAATTGTGGCTAGCCTCCTTCACTGTTATTTGACTTTTGCGTTTTATTTTTTCCATGAGTTGCTAATATAACACCCCTTGCTCAACTCATTCACCGAGTTCGAACTACAATGTGTTACATTCGTTGCTGGAGCAACTTCatttaaatataacatattttccatcaatacaacaaattaaattcattaacaTGACTTTTATACCATTATATTAACATTATTCTGAGCTggggtttatacgagcttacccgAGATCATTGGAGGACTAAAATGCAATACTTCAAAATATTTCGGGTTGGTGTCGCGACATCAATGGTATGATGTCATGACCTCCAAGATAGTAGGCAGGTTTCACCATTTgagaactaaattataaagtttCCAAACTACACCGATTAGGCCTCACTAGGGTGGTGTCGCGGCCTTACAAACAACCTTACAAAAAGTATACTATGGGTTCATCCTTTCTTTTAACCAATGTCACAACATCAGGGATTCAATGTCACGACATTGAAGGCTGGTGTCGCGACATCCATAGAGTTGTGTCATAACCTTGCCAACAGTCAACTACAAGTTCAATCCCCAATTTGGTTTCACCctaacatttatacattcatatgtTTTTTCCAAAAGCAACAAAACATTAATTCATGCCTACTTATATCAAATATAGCATATAACCATTTGAAGTAAATCATTCAATATGGCACCACCCATATGATCACATCTAGGCATACTCTAACCAATTTTCAACTTTAATATAGCAAGTTACCACATTTCAAGCTCAAGCACATAATACCTATGCATCTTAGAAACCAATATTTCAAATGGCATCACACATTATCAAAACCAACCACAACTAGGCCATATACCAAGTTTATCATACAACCAAACCTTAGCCACAAATACAACCTTGACATTCACCTATAAGGATGATCATTACACAATCAAGACCCTATATACATTTCACAATATTAGGACTCAAAATGAACATAATTCTACCATCTTGTGACATCCCAAACACGACTGGGACGGTCCAACCTGAATTTTGAACGTCACATTAGCCACTGAAGTGACTCTCCGTTTAAAACTTTACAAACCACACCAATCAACAATATACACAACACATTTGTAGAATATTTCATATAAGAAATTAGACCTAAGTGCAtgcttttctaaattaattatttcatttaaacaatCAGAAGGTATAAGGCGTACGTTAATACTCAGTGGTCTCCCTTAGCTACAAAAAattgttagttcatttaattatcatcacATTGAACAAGTAATAAAACCATCCAAATAAGCAATCAAGCAAGCAATTCTAATgttcaaaaatccaaaaaaaaaaccaaacagcCCGTAATGTCCGTTTACAACccgttgaaaattttatttaaaaagtttaagTCTAATTCTAGTACTAAACCCTTGGAACGACCCACATTGCTTTCACTACAGAGCTTAAAAGCTCAACACACTTACTCAAAGAAAATGTCTTGTGATGGATCATTGATTTGCCACCCTCCTCACTAACTCGGGAACTATTTATCTACAAGGTCAAGTAAGGGGGTGAGCTTGGGAAAGCTCAGTGAGAACACATGCAAACAACACAAGTAAACACACTAGACATGTTAGGATTTAAACATACCTTAACAATACACATATAACACAATTTTCATACTCAACACATTGATATATTAGCAATTCGTGTAGTCAAATTATATGTTCATTGGATAAACAGATATAAAAAATACACTACATGACTCATAAAGTCGTACGCTATCTCTATGTAAGTGTAGCACGTATGCTCacactctccaaacacaccaCGCTATCTACGATGAATGGAGCtatgctcgacattcccttatctctccaatgcTATCTCTAGGCCACAATGCCCAACacataataaaaatggtgagcaCTCACAATCCTATAACATGCCAATGATATCCAACAGTTTCAAGTGTTCATATTGCCAACATAtctatttaatcacatttcattTCACAATATAACTGACTCGCATTACTGTTGAGCTCGCACTTAACATtcacaataatataattttgcaTTAATCAAAACTCGCTATATCATAAATCTCATAATTCACTTACGGGTTTGTACATACATAAATGcatattatcaataaaatttgcaTGTTATAAGAGTccacattatattatttattcttaTATTCGTTCGtaaatattacaaaatcatatgcgaatatatatacatatttatttagtGACCATTGTCACTTCAAATTTTAAGCTTACATTAAAAGTCTCATATTATATAAAACTATAcccataattatatatattgtacACAATATAACCatgcatatataatatatgtataaccacccacgtatatatatatgtatattaccaGCTCcccatttatatattatatatataacacccACTAAAgtccatgtatatatatatattaaaaaatcatgcattttgaCCATTAAAATCGCATAGTGtatatattcaataattcaaccaaAATTGCAAGGATTTGCACAATGAAGAAGTCAAGGTTTGCATACCATAAGTGGGGGTTCGCAAGCCTCACTCCGACTCTCTAGATCTCGTAATTCATGTTAAAATACAACATATAAATGCACTCAACTATAGCTCACTACGACTTGTCGAACTAGACAACTTTATGCTTGCCTTCATCCCGATTTGTTGATGCTCCACTAACGTTTTCAGCTTCGCACAAAAATATGCATATTACTAAGCATTAAAAACAATCTAGCTTGTCTCTTTGTATTCATACAACGGCTCTCCACTCATACTTACTTATTCGACTCATTTCATACAATCTATTTCACTTAATTTCTTCCTTCTAActtaattaaatccttaatttctACCTCCAAACCCCCTAACTTATGCCTAATTATAGATCTAGATCTCTATCTTTGCtcaatttctttaattaacaTTTTCTTTCCTAAAATACATTGTTCATCCACATTCTCAAAAAGAAAGCCATTTAATTCATACAATTACTTaaagattttgataaattgaatttgtaAACCTCTTAATCTCGTCAAAATATACtacaaatcattttaaaaatatatcttaGCTCTTTATTATGAGATTCACCATTTTCATGCAAAAGATAGCTTTAAAACCATGgatctttaattttcttgctaagatctatgaaaattcaaattaaaaacacctaataaaaatttaatacataataaaattcaattataCCAATTGAGCAAAAACTAGCTAAGTTTAggtgagaaattgaagaaaaagaataaatttcTTGCAAAATTGGAAGAGTAGAGGGTGTTTAGATGCGATGCagaaaattttgagagaaaactTTCAATCTTAAAtctaacaaatttttaaaatgaaaaaaagttcaatggaaacaaaataaaacaagcaACGATTGGTGTGGGTTTTTATAGGCAACGAACCATATTTAAAAAATGGGTTATTTGCCCTATAAATCCTCCCCTATTCTCCCTTGTTCTAATAGCTTCCCTCTTAACCACTAGttaatttacacatttaacctCTACTTTAACCGCTATTCTCAAATTAGTctctattattatcattattattttttactattgccccaattattaatacaataattatttaatttaattattaattttactattattaactaattttattttatcctattttaattcctatgactcaaaatccaattttTCTCTCAACCCATAATCTAATGTCTAATTCTACTAACACAGTTTCCGGGATGTGACATGCCTCAATGATAGTGTGTGATCTGTACTAATCCGACTTGATGAGTTCCACAAGTTAGCAATTTACAAGTAGGAGAAACAATGATagtaagcattaaaatgcttagtaagttcaaatggaaaCCACACTACTTACCTTAGCCACACAAGAGCATGCTAACTACCATAGTTTTGGCATACATTTAGCTATAACATGACACTTAAGGTCACAACAAGGTTGGTATATGAACATAGGTATTCAAATGCATCACACATTATAAGCACAACTCAAAGCATCATAAATTTTTACCAAATTCACACGTATATATCTCAATTGGGTTGAGAAAGTTATTTAATTCGAAAATTAATTTAggtaatttgattaattaaattatttaaataaataatatttattttggtaataaaaaatgaatattggATTAAACTAAATTATAATGTGTAAGGTCAAAAGTttaggaagcacatataattggatgCAATACATGAGAGGTCCAATCCCTTTCATATGATAAGTGAGGGGAGGCAACCCTAGTAATATTTACTAAGGTGTGCTACCCAATACCCTCCTAGTTAGACTAAGGGagtgttttctattaaataaatattatttgtgctTTCCTTATTCAATCAGGATTCTCCTATTCCTTATAAATATATGACACCGGTTGACCTAAAACATAAGTTTTTATTTTCTAAGAatacattttattttctattttagagaattactttcctactaaaaCTAATCAAATCGTTTCTTGTTTTGTGTTTGGTTTtgttgttcgagcccacactcgactcAATTCGGGGTACgaggatagcggagaaggtcATTCGGTTGAAAGTTGGAAACGATACAATTTTGTCTCGTAAAAAGCACAAGTATTTTTCTGTAaaaaggtttattgctataaataccACAAATcggctcgattttcaaaattttaaattttcgatGTGACTGAAAATCATTTTTCTAAACTAAAATTTTCCAACAAGAACTTGCTCCAAAGGTCTCTTGAATTCTccttattattattgtaattcaccTATTCCTTGCTCAATTGTCAGAGTCTCAGTCTTTTGACTCAATGACACAATCAACATAATCAAACTTTGGTATCCAAGAACAAAGAATCTTTTTAATCACACAAACATCTTTTAATGTTTCTCCATCTCTCTTCATTGGCTATATAGTAGCCAACACCCTTATTACTTGTCTTTGCCAAAGCATCCTTCTCATTTTGCAATAATGATGTCTTATTTGAGGAGAATTATAACCATTTTGTACAATCTCCCTAACATCTTGTGAGTCAAGTAGAGCCTTTGTTCAAAGTTACCAATTTTCATAATTCTCTTTTACGAGACAAGGAAACTAGAATAGAAACATTCCATTATTTGTTATTCTCACTATAAAATCAAACTCTGATACTACTTTGTTGGCAAGAGGAGAAAGAAAATCTAGGAAATAGGTGTTGATAAAACTCACTCTACTATTGtaaatttctttctttattttgctTGCATTTAACTACGATCTTCATCATCTATTTATTTTACTCAATCCTAAACCAAAGCTCTTATAAAAAACTTATCCAAAATTCTATCTAAATATACTTGATTGGTTATTTTCTTATCTAAGT is part of the Gossypium hirsutum isolate 1008001.06 chromosome D11, Gossypium_hirsutum_v2.1, whole genome shotgun sequence genome and encodes:
- the LOC107961341 gene encoding nuclear transcription factor Y subunit B-5; this translates as MGDEQNPFLPIANVGRIMKQILPPSAKVSKEAKETMQECVTEFISFVTSEASDKCRKGSRKTICGDDICWALGAVGLDNYAQAMVRYLHKYRVAALNQQKATTSSFEDKDEESDRSGEPSHQEDETTTPQVVMNIFI